The Bacillota bacterium DNA window GCCGGCCAGGCCGGGGTCGATCTCTTCGGCCACGAAGCGCGCCTTCTCATCCCGCTCCTCAATAAACCACTGCCGCAGTTCGTCGCTGATGATGTGGATGTCCCGCTTCACGATCAGCCGGTCACCTCTGAACTCCCCGTAAACGATGCACCCCAGATTCACCGGAAACTCGTAGAGGGCCTCCATCACCAGGGCGTAGCCGGTGGTACCCAACCTGTGGAAATCCCGCGGCTCCCCAAACTTAAGGTCGAGGATCATCGGCTCGGAAAAGATAAAGGCATCTGTGCTCAAGCTGCCGCTTAAGCCCAGAAAGGCCCCGTTGAGCTTCTGCTCCACTACAACCGGAATCGTAAGGTTCGCAAGGGAGTCTTCCCCGATGTAAGGGTGCCGGGTGAGCATTTCCTGGAGGCGGGAGAGCACCCGCGCTTTTTCGAAGCTGCACAGGATCTCTACTTTTCTGCACAGATCGGCCGCCTCCGCATCGGAAAGGCTCGCAAACTGGGGCGATACCGCCGGGGTGTACTTTTCGAGGGTCTCGCAGATTGCCCGGTAGTTCTCCGCTCCGTGGAGGTAAATCGCCCGCTTCGCAGTTACAAGAAGATCGGCCAGGATCTCGTGGAGAACCGCTCCCTGAATCATGGCAAGGTTAGGTTCTCCCTTGATTCCATGCACCCGGCGCAGGAAGACATCCCGGCCGGATGAGCAGTACTTGCCGGCCACCTCGTATAAAGCAAGCACCGCACCGTAGACGGGCTCCAGCGGGGGCTGGTGCCAGTTCCAGCCCCGCAACTCCTCGGCTACCCCTAACTCCCGCGCCTTCGGAAGGTAGTAGCGGAGGAGCTGCTTTCTCTCGTCATCAGCCAGAAAATACATCATCCCACATCCCCGCAGTAGTTTCGATACTCGCAGTCGGCGCACCGTCCCGCCCGCCGGGGCACGGCAGGAAACTGCTCCCGCTCTATAAGGCCGCGGATTGCCCCAAGGAGGCGTTTTGTATAGAGGCGGGCCTCAGGGGTAGCCTCCACATAGACGGCGCGCCCCAGAGGAATCAGGTAAATAAAGCCGCCCCGCACCGGGCGCCCGAGCCAGTCCTCCAGCAGGAGGGCATAAGCCAGAAGCTGGTACTTGTGGTTGACTGCCAGGCGGCATGTATTCTTGAAATCGACAGGGAAACTCCCCCGGGGAACTGTAATGTACATGTCAAGGACCCCCTCCAGCCCCAGGCGAGGTGAAAAGAGGTAGGTGTTAAAGAACCGCTTCCCTTCCGTAAGGCCGTAGGTACGCAACCGGCGGCGCCCCTCAAGCCTCGCCGTTTTCAGGTGCTCCTCTTTGCCGACCTCCATTTTGGGAGTCGTCTTTTTCTCCACCGGCAGGACATAGGTAAAGTAGATGATCCGGGGGCAGTAAAGATACTGCTTGATGTCGCTCACCTTCAGGACGGGATCCACATCGGGCCACCTCTCAAGGGCTCAAGGAGGACCAGGAGCCGAAGAACAGAAACCGCCCGAGGCCGGCGGCAACCGGGAAGCCTGCTCACTGCTAAAAAACCAGCGGTCCTTTTTGCAAACCTGCCACCTGGCGGGAGAAAGAATCTGTCTCAGGAACCGCAACCTCAAGGATCAGAGAAATGTCCTTGTCGCAAACGGGGCAGATGAGGACCTTTCCCTCTTTGTCTCCCAGCACCCTGCGCAGGCGCTGCTGCAGTTCCTGGCGCCGGTTGTGGTTCAGCTCCCCGAAGAAGGCCGAATACTGGATGTGCACGAGACCGTAGTTTTTGCAGGTGTCGAAGACCCTGGTCCGGATCCGGTCATCGGGGATATCGTAAACAACAAGAGTCTTCAAGCTTCCCACCCCCAAGCCTTTTTTAGCCTGAGAATCTCTTGAAACCGGGAAAGCCAGACCGATTAAAAGGATTAGAAGAACCAACCGAAAAAGGACCAACCAATGAAGACAGGGGTTACCAGACCAAGTCTTCCGGAAACCAAAAAAGCCGCCAGCTACCAGCCGGCAATAAAGGGTCTGTACTTCCCCTCGCCCCTCAGGAAGGTGGCCACCCGCCTTGCCTGGCGCTGGATGATGGACCTCAGCCTGTACTTCTTCCCCTCGTAATTCTCCTCGCCGTCGAGACGCTCCAGCACCCGCCTGGCAAGCTCGCGCCGGGTCTCTTCCGTGAGGCTCCCTTCTTCCTGGGCAAGCGTGGCGCCCCGGAGGATCATGCCGATTACTGTGCGGTCCACGGTGCAGGCGCGGAACTCCTCGGTCAGGTCGAGCACAAGGCTCGGCTTGCCGGGCCGGTCGGTGTGGAGAAAGCCGGCGAAAGGCTCCAGCCCCGCCAGCATGACCGCCCCCCAGACCTGGGAGTAAAGGATGCCGTAGCCGTAGTTCAGGGCGGAGTTCACGGGGTCCTCCGCACCCCGGCGCTCGCGCCCGGCGAACTCGATCTTTTGCCCGAGCAGGAGGCCCACCCCCTCCCAGTAAGCCTGGGCGGCACGGCCTTCGATGGAGAAGATGCTGCCCCGCGCCTCATCTACCGTTCCGCCGGAAATACCCTCCAGTTCTTTTTTGATTTCCTCTATTGCGGCGATCCGGGATGCCAACTCCTGGTAGAGGGCGGGATCGGAAGCCCGCCGGTACTTCCCGAAGTATTTCAAAACGTTTACCTGGTTCCGGAGCTTCCCGTCAACAAAGGCCAGCGCCAGGGCCAGCCCGCGGCCGTCGTTGTAGGCGAGGATCTGCTCCCTGCGGGTGATCACCGTACCGCTCAGCTGGGGGGAGGTCACCTTGGCGTAGGGCTTGCCCGAAGGGGTGAGGAAGTTGATCTGGATTCCGTGCTGGATGCACTCGAGCACCACGTCAGAGGAAAAGGAAACCCCGCGTGAAGCAATGGTAAGGCAGGTGATGTCCCGGAAAGGGATCTCCCTCACCACCTTACCCTGCTCCTTGATGACCAGCCGCTCGCTTTTCTTTCCCAGGGTCGTCCCGAAGTTGATGATAAAGATTTCGGACAGCGCGCCTCACCCCCGAGGGCCCCACCGTACCGCCACCTAAACTTTAAGAATCCGGCCCGGCTTCCTTGAGGTCCTGGCTACTCTTTTGATCTGAGGTAGGAAGGAAGTTCAACTGCAATAACAAAGGCTGTCAGCCCAGCGTGTCCTTCGCGCCTTCACTGCTCTCAGGCTGCCCTCCCCGGCCGGCCCGGACAAGAGCCGACGTGTTCTCGGCAATGCGGAAGAAAACGATAATTGTCTCCATCCAAACCCGGCCGCCGATCACCCAGAGGAAAAAGAAGACCACCGCCCAGATCAGGCTGAAAAGGAAATTTCCAAGCCACCAGCTGAACTGCATCGTTCTCATCCCGCCCGTTGCGAGCATGCCCAGCGCTCCGATGGCCCCGATGGCGATCCACAGACCG harbors:
- the cas4a gene encoding type I-A CRISPR-associated protein Cas4/Csa1 codes for the protein MYFLADDERKQLLRYYLPKARELGVAEELRGWNWHQPPLEPVYGAVLALYEVAGKYCSSGRDVFLRRVHGIKGEPNLAMIQGAVLHEILADLLVTAKRAIYLHGAENYRAICETLEKYTPAVSPQFASLSDAEAADLCRKVEILCSFEKARVLSRLQEMLTRHPYIGEDSLANLTIPVVVEQKLNGAFLGLSGSLSTDAFIFSEPMILDLKFGEPRDFHRLGTTGYALVMEALYEFPVNLGCIVYGEFRGDRLIVKRDIHIISDELRQWFIEERDEKARFVAEEIDPGLAGDCPSTCPFYQVCCAGG
- the cas4 gene encoding CRISPR-associated protein Cas4; this translates as MDPVLKVSDIKQYLYCPRIIYFTYVLPVEKKTTPKMEVGKEEHLKTARLEGRRRLRTYGLTEGKRFFNTYLFSPRLGLEGVLDMYITVPRGSFPVDFKNTCRLAVNHKYQLLAYALLLEDWLGRPVRGGFIYLIPLGRAVYVEATPEARLYTKRLLGAIRGLIEREQFPAVPRRAGRCADCEYRNYCGDVG
- the cas2 gene encoding CRISPR-associated endonuclease Cas2, coding for MKTLVVYDIPDDRIRTRVFDTCKNYGLVHIQYSAFFGELNHNRRQELQQRLRRVLGDKEGKVLICPVCDKDISLILEVAVPETDSFSRQVAGLQKGPLVF
- the cas1 gene encoding CRISPR-associated endonuclease Cas1; the encoded protein is MSEIFIINFGTTLGKKSERLVIKEQGKVVREIPFRDITCLTIASRGVSFSSDVVLECIQHGIQINFLTPSGKPYAKVTSPQLSGTVITRREQILAYNDGRGLALALAFVDGKLRNQVNVLKYFGKYRRASDPALYQELASRIAAIEEIKKELEGISGGTVDEARGSIFSIEGRAAQAYWEGVGLLLGQKIEFAGRERRGAEDPVNSALNYGYGILYSQVWGAVMLAGLEPFAGFLHTDRPGKPSLVLDLTEEFRACTVDRTVIGMILRGATLAQEEGSLTEETRRELARRVLERLDGEENYEGKKYRLRSIIQRQARRVATFLRGEGKYRPFIAGW
- a CDS encoding DUF4282 domain-containing protein — protein: MTEKSFWSRLFDFSFSSFITLKIIPVQYGLWIAIGAIGALGMLATGGMRTMQFSWWLGNFLFSLIWAVVFFFLWVIGGRVWMETIIVFFRIAENTSALVRAGRGGQPESSEGAKDTLG